One stretch of Enoplosus armatus isolate fEnoArm2 chromosome 1, fEnoArm2.hap1, whole genome shotgun sequence DNA includes these proteins:
- the fibinb gene encoding fin bud initiation factor, with amino-acid sequence MAFLYLLLCAGMLSLSVCGAFFTGPLHPEMSNGTFHHYFVPDGDYEDNDDPEKCQMLFKMTDERKCGLPEDQDAVIRDDFTIIKRQIEDSARVLEGIGKSISYDLDGEDSYGKYLRRETAQISEAFTNSEKSLLELEVKFKQSQESELKEEHRLNDDFLNMIVHTRDVLKDTLDISLGLKDKHELLSLIIRSHGTRLSRLKNEYMKF; translated from the coding sequence ATGGCTTTCCTTTACTTGCTCCTGTGTGCCGGGATGTTATCACTGTCGGTGTGCGGAGCTTTTTTCACCGGACCTTTACACCCGGAGATGTCTAACGGCACTTTTCATCATTATTTCGTGCCGGACGGAGACTACGAGGACAACGACGACCCGGAGAAATGCCAGATGCTTTTCAAAATGACCGACGAGCGAAAGTGCGGTCTCCCCGAGGACCAGGACGCCGTCATACGGGATGATTTCACCATCATCAAGAGGCAGATTGAGGACTCGGCCAGGGTGCTGGAGGGGATCGGGAAAAGCATCTCGTACGACCTGGACGGAGAGGACAGCTACGGGAAGTACTTGCGGAGGGAGACGGCTCAGATAAGCGAGGCGTTTACAAACTCGGAGAAAtctctgctggagctggaggtgaaATTCAAACAGAGCCAGGAGAGCGAGCTGAAGGAGGAGCACCGGCTCAACGACGACTTTCTGAACATGATAGTGCACACGCGGGACGTCCTGAAGGACACGCTGGACATTTCCCTGGGACTGAAGGACAAGCACGAGCTCCTGTCTCTGATCATCCGCAGCCACGGCACGAGACTGAGCAGACTGAAGAACGAATACATGAAGTTCTGA
- the bbox1 gene encoding gamma-butyrobetaine dioxygenase: protein MWMSTFARFALPALQRSTSAMACQALRACRRPGQAAGPLPCCLTSMQLRGQQTLGSASIPLARQSVRHVRALDEERLMEVEWEDGGHSLYPFTWLRDNCQCPLCTLESAQARKLLMSDLDIHTGVDVVEVTNDNKVSIVWPDQHTSVFDAEWLKKRCFSSAARQAMQEELFLNERYYWDSKLRIPTADYQEVLHDDKATLAWLLALRRVGIVYLKGAPAEQGQVARLAERIGYLRLTFYGHTWQVQDKYMANNVAYTSGKLSLHTDYPALHFAPGVQFLHCINQAVEGGESVVVDGIHMAEQLRIEDPEAFRTLTSLRVDFNDSGTDYCDFMLQSKKCIIDVNAEGRVERINYNNATRESVLDLPLHQVQPFYRALKAYVDIMNRPENVVTYRMEPGDIVTFDNWRLLHGRRSYISRPDRLRHLEGAYLDWDEVMSRLRILRHSVHKDA, encoded by the exons ATGTGGATGAGTACATTTGCACGTTTCGCCCTGCCTGCCCTGCAGAGGAGTACCTCTGCCATGGCCTGCCAGGCTCTGAGGGCTTGTCGTAGACCAGGGCAGGCTGCAGGTCCACTACCCTGTTGTCTGACTTCGATGCAGCTTCGTGGGCAGCAGACACTGGGGTCAGCCTCCATCCCTCTGGCTCGCCAGTCAGTGAGGCACGTCCGGGCTCTGGATGAAGAGAGGCTGATGGAGGTGGAGTGGGAGGATGGAGGCCACAGTCTGTACCCATTCACCTGGCTGAGAGACAACTGCCAGTGTCCGCTGTGCACCCTGGAGTCGGCTCAGGCCCGGAAGCTGTTGATGTCTGATCTTGATATCCACACAGGAGTCGACGTCGTGGAGGTCACCAATGACAACAAG GTGTCCATTGTGTGGCCCGACCAGCACACCAGTGTGTTTGACGCAGAGTGGCTGAAGAAACGCTGTTTCTCTTCTGCTGCCAGACAAGCAATGCAAGAAGAGCTTTTCCTCAACG AACGTTATTATTGGGACTCCAAACTACGTATTCCCACAGCTGACTACCAAGAAGTCCTCCATGACGATAAGGCCACGCTGGCCTGGCTCCTGGCCCTGCGTCGTGTTGGCATCGTCTACCTGAAGGGGGCTCCAGCAGAGCAAGGCCAAGTGGCCAGACTCGCTGAGAGGATTGGCTATCTCAGGCTGACATTCTATGG GCACACATGGCAGGTCCAGGATAAATACATGGCAAACAATGTAGCCTACACTTCAGGAAAGCTCAGTCTCCATACAGACTACCCTGCATTACACTTCGCACCTGGA GTGCAGTTTCTGCACTGCATCAACCAGGCAGTGGAAGGAGGGGAGAGCGTGGTGGTGGACGGCATCCacatggccgagcagctgcgGATAGAAGACCCAGAGGCCTTCCGGACACTCACCTCGCTCCGCGTGGACTTCAACGACTCGGGGACGGACTACTGCGACTTCATGCTGCAGTCCAAGAAATGCATCATCGA TGTTAACGCTGAGGGCCGAGTCGAGAGGATAAACTACAACAACGCCACCAGAGAGTCGGTGCTGGACCTCCCCTTACATCAGGTACAGCCCTTCTACAGAGCACTGAAGGCCTATGTGGATATCATGAACCGACCAGAGAACGTGGTCACCTACAGAATGGAGCCAG GCGACATAGTGACCTTTGATAACTGGCGCCTGCTGCACGGGCGGAGGAGCTACATTAGCAGGCCAGACAGGTTGCGACACCTGGAGGGGGCCTACCTGGACTGGGACGAAGTCATGTCTCGCCTCCGGATACTCCGCCACTCGG